The Cheilinus undulatus linkage group 2, ASM1832078v1, whole genome shotgun sequence genome has a window encoding:
- the srsf7a gene encoding serine and arginine rich splicing factor 7a, whose translation MSSYYSSSRSSSRATDCKVYVGDLGNGAAKGELERAFSYYGPLRSVWVARNPPGFAFVEFEDPRDAEDAVKGMDGKVLCGSRVRVEMSTGLSRKGRGRPSRRQFDPNDRCYQCGDRGHYAYDCYRFSKRGGGRRSRSRSRSRSRSRSRSRGRRYRSRSRSRSYSRSRRRSPSYSRRRSRSGSQARSKSRTPVRSRSRSRSRSGSAPRGRSVSRSRSRSPSANNKRNSRSRSASPNRSPTPAED comes from the exons ATGTCATCCTACTATTCATCGTCCCGTAGCTCATCCCGGGCCACTGACTGTAAAGTGTACGTGGGTGACTTGGGCAACGGTGCTGCCAAGGGAGAGCTGGAGCGAGCATTCAGTTATTATGGCCCGCTGAGGAGCGTGTGGGTGGCACGAAACCCACCTGGCTTTGCTTTTGTTGAGTTTGAGGACCCCAGAGATGCAGAAGATGCTGTGAAAGGAATGGATGGAAA gGTTCTCTGTGGTTCTCGTGTTCGAGTGGAAATGTCAACAGGCCTCTCCAGGAAGGGCCGTGGGCGCCCTAGCCGACGCCAGTTTGACCCTAATGATAGGTGTTATCAGTGTGGGGACAGGGGCCACTATGCCTATGACTGCTACCGCTTTAGCAAGCGAGGAGGAGGCCGTCGCAGCAG GTCCCGCTCTCGTTCTAGGTCCCGGTCCAGGTCCAGGTCCCGTGGACGCCGTTACCGCTCTCGATCCCGCAGCCGCAGCTACAGCAG GAGCCGTCGTCGATCTCCATCCTACTCAAGGCGCAGGAGCAG GTCTGGCTCCCAAGCCCGTTCTAAGTCCAGGACTCCGGTTAGAAG TCGCTCCAGATCTAGATCTCGTTCTGGCTCTGCACCCAGAGGACGCTCTGTCTCTCGGTCTCGCTCCCGCTCTCCATCAGCTAACAACAAGAGGAACAG tcGTTCCCGTTCAGCAAGTCCAAACCGAAGCCCTACTCCAGCAGAAGACTGA